One part of the Eucalyptus grandis isolate ANBG69807.140 chromosome 10, ASM1654582v1, whole genome shotgun sequence genome encodes these proteins:
- the LOC104420892 gene encoding uncharacterized protein LOC104420892 isoform X1 — translation MSEARGRRIHPEHELVLMMQQDPFFCSACRQIGFGSAYGCKLCLVLVHRKCMYPPPKAQHPLQDNCRLEYNPQTSETSDACTFCGACSMPLHGGTYGSNAATFHPPCLHLEKSINVNNVELHLVASCASVCNWCKKKSISRNKVQIPSWWYVSMCANHNFHVGCVRSMMVESWKNGNIAFTDEDDNDGKTSMSAEMPGKQKGKKRGFVRRTIFKVPIVAGISAIFGDPTGISGNVLYNLGSKLFGRLLISGR, via the exons ATGTCGGAGGCAAGGGGCAGAAGGATTCACCCGGAGCACGAGCTTGTGCTGATGATGCAGCAAGACCCTTTCTTCTGCAGCGCATGTAGACAGATCGGGTTCGGATCGGCTTATGGTTGCAAGTTGTGCCTCGTCCTTGTCCACAGAAAGTGTATGTACCCGCCTCCGAAGGCACAGCACCCTCTTCAGGACAACTGCAGGCTCGAGTATAATCCTCAAACCTCAG AAACCAGTGATGCCTGCACTTTCTGCGGGGCATGCTCAATGCCTCTTCACGGTGGCACGTACGGCTCCAACGCAGCCACTTTCCACCCGCCTTGCCTCCACCTCGAGAAGTCCATAAACGTTAACAATGTTGAGCTCCATCTCGTGGCATCCTGTGCCTCGGTTTGTAACTGGTGCAAGAAGAAGTCGATCAGCCGAAACAAGGTCCAAATCCCCAGTTGGTGGTACGTGTCTATGTGCGCGAACCACAACTTCCATGTGGGGTGCGTGAGGAGCATGATGGTGGAGAGCTGGAAGAACGGCAACATCGCTTTCACCGATGAGGACGACAATGATGGCAAGACCTCGATGAGTGCTGAGATGCCTGGAAAACAGAAAGGCAAGAAAAGAGGGTTTGTCCGGAGGACAATATTTAAGGTTCCTATCGTTGCCGGGATATCGGCAATATTTGGAGACCCAACTGGGATTTCCGGCAACGTGCTGTACAACCTAGGATCAAAGTTGTTTGGACGTCTCTTGATTTCTGGTCGTTGA
- the LOC104420892 gene encoding uncharacterized protein LOC104420892 isoform X2, with translation MVASCASSLSTESVCTRLRRHSTLFRTTAGSSIILKPQDYLTHAIPTETSDACTFCGACSMPLHGGTYGSNAATFHPPCLHLEKSINVNNVELHLVASCASVCNWCKKKSISRNKVQIPSWWYVSMCANHNFHVGCVRSMMVESWKNGNIAFTDEDDNDGKTSMSAEMPGKQKGKKRGFVRRTIFKVPIVAGISAIFGDPTGISGNVLYNLGSKLFGRLLISGR, from the exons ATGGTTGCAAGTTGTGCCTCGTCCTTGTCCACAGAAAGTGTATGTACCCGCCTCCGAAGGCACAGCACCCTCTTCAGGACAACTGCAGGCTCGAGTATAATCCTCAAACCTCAG GATTATTTAACGCATGCAATTCCTACAGAAACCAGTGATGCCTGCACTTTCTGCGGGGCATGCTCAATGCCTCTTCACGGTGGCACGTACGGCTCCAACGCAGCCACTTTCCACCCGCCTTGCCTCCACCTCGAGAAGTCCATAAACGTTAACAATGTTGAGCTCCATCTCGTGGCATCCTGTGCCTCGGTTTGTAACTGGTGCAAGAAGAAGTCGATCAGCCGAAACAAGGTCCAAATCCCCAGTTGGTGGTACGTGTCTATGTGCGCGAACCACAACTTCCATGTGGGGTGCGTGAGGAGCATGATGGTGGAGAGCTGGAAGAACGGCAACATCGCTTTCACCGATGAGGACGACAATGATGGCAAGACCTCGATGAGTGCTGAGATGCCTGGAAAACAGAAAGGCAAGAAAAGAGGGTTTGTCCGGAGGACAATATTTAAGGTTCCTATCGTTGCCGGGATATCGGCAATATTTGGAGACCCAACTGGGATTTCCGGCAACGTGCTGTACAACCTAGGATCAAAGTTGTTTGGACGTCTCTTGATTTCTGGTCGTTGA